From Pseudomonadota bacterium, one genomic window encodes:
- a CDS encoding YbjQ family protein: protein MIVTNLESVPGLRTVRHLGLVQGSTVRAKHLGRDIMASLKNVIGGELKGYTELLQDSRDEATRRMLAQAEQLGGNAVVNIRFTTSSVAQGASEILAYGTAIVVEEE, encoded by the coding sequence ATGATCGTCACCAACCTGGAGAGTGTGCCCGGCCTGCGCACGGTCCGCCATCTCGGGCTTGTTCAGGGCAGCACGGTGCGTGCGAAGCACCTCGGCCGCGACATCATGGCGAGCCTCAAGAACGTGATCGGTGGAGAGCTGAAAGGCTACACAGAGCTGCTTCAAGACTCGCGCGACGAAGCGACTCGCCGGATGCTGGCGCAGGCAGAGCAACTGGGTGGCAACGCGGTCGTCAACATACGGTTCACGACGTCGTCGGTGGCGCAAGGCGCATCCGAGATCCTCGCCTACGGCACTGCTATCGTCGTGGAGGAGGAGTGA